In Hyalangium minutum, a genomic segment contains:
- a CDS encoding MotA/TolQ/ExbB proton channel family protein: protein MSLNELLHYLRLGGVTLAILLLASVVALGVAIERLIALWGVSERSRTLGETVHKHLLRGDVAAARTASERSDAVVADIFLAGFDRMERARANGGSGVESAVERERAQVGLKLRRNLWILATIGSITPFVGLFGTVAGIMRSFKDLGIDVESGGTGGTATVMTGISEALVATAVGILVAVQAMVFYNYFQARLSRVFVELRLLGDEFVELLKERPASPVPAPAPSPSEPAVRGDAPHA from the coding sequence ATGAGCTTGAACGAACTTCTCCACTATCTGCGCCTGGGCGGGGTCACCCTCGCCATCCTCTTGCTGGCCTCCGTGGTGGCGCTGGGGGTGGCCATCGAGCGCCTCATCGCCTTGTGGGGGGTGAGCGAGCGCTCCCGGACCCTGGGCGAGACGGTCCACAAACACCTGCTGCGCGGGGATGTGGCCGCGGCCCGGACGGCCTCGGAGCGCTCGGACGCGGTGGTGGCGGACATCTTCCTGGCCGGCTTCGACCGGATGGAGCGCGCGAGGGCCAACGGGGGCAGCGGTGTGGAGTCCGCGGTGGAGCGAGAGCGGGCCCAGGTGGGCCTGAAGCTGCGGCGCAACCTGTGGATCCTGGCGACCATCGGCTCGATTACGCCGTTCGTAGGCCTGTTCGGCACGGTGGCGGGCATCATGCGGTCCTTCAAGGACCTGGGCATCGACGTGGAGTCGGGCGGCACGGGCGGCACGGCGACGGTGATGACGGGCATCTCCGAGGCGCTGGTGGCCACGGCGGTGGGCATCCTCGTGGCGGTACAGGCGATGGTCTTCTACAACTACTTCCAGGCGCGGCTGTCGCGGGTGTTCGTGGAGCTGCGGCTGCTGGGGGACGAGTTCGTGGAGCTCCTGAAGGAGCGCCCGGCCTCGCCCGTACCCGCTCCTGCCCCCTCCCCTTCCGAGCCCGCCGTCCGCGGCGACGCCCCTCACGCCTGA
- a CDS encoding ExbD/TolR family protein — translation MAMGKTPGNRDDEGDEGVFAEINITPLTDIFLVLLIIFMVTSTVIVQQGPGGGAKAGLKVNLPKGGATDVTARSTDLSVAVLADGRYVLSGNVVTTDELKAAFDKARTENPETLVIVQADEGVPHGTVVQVMELAKKAGLAQLAIGVRDGE, via the coding sequence ATGGCCATGGGAAAGACCCCAGGGAACCGGGACGACGAGGGCGATGAGGGTGTCTTCGCGGAGATCAACATCACTCCGCTCACGGACATCTTCCTGGTGCTGCTCATCATCTTCATGGTGACGAGCACCGTGATCGTCCAGCAGGGCCCTGGCGGCGGCGCGAAGGCGGGCCTGAAGGTGAACCTGCCCAAGGGCGGCGCCACGGATGTCACGGCGCGGTCTACGGATCTCTCGGTGGCCGTGCTGGCGGATGGACGGTACGTGCTGAGCGGGAACGTCGTCACCACGGACGAGCTGAAGGCGGCGTTCGACAAGGCGAGGACGGAGAACCCGGAGACGCTGGTCATCGTCCAGGCGGACGAGGGCGTGCCACACGGCACCGTGGTCCAGGTGATGGAGCTGGCCAAGAAGGCAGGCTTGGCACAGCTGGCCATCGGCGTGCGCGACGGCGAGTAG
- a CDS encoding carboxypeptidase regulatory-like domain-containing protein, with protein sequence MPSSRLTLVVSLLFALPALAAQGDPKVREAAQRGITFLARSTAAWQQQHQCYGCHVQAVTLEGLAVGKQNQYNVPQKELGIILEGVLHSQGGARTAGGLSQSLFPRTARTFGGVAFARYDQYVDSKLRDDLLKLARTLLEYQQKDGSVQGDHESRPVTAGLMQATYQAMQTWRQAYARTADDAWLAPIRRAEEFIAQKAASWEGKPEGIYLQDVNYALLGLTAAGASRSEDVAGKVARYLVSLQQKDGGWGFSAGTSDPFATGQTVYALRQAGFTEEDTPVSRGIRWLVSHQQKDGGWGAAGSGKAEALWAVLGLVSVDVVSVAVSGLRDGEHVAPSQTIQVDARDNTGKGIQKVELLIDDRSAQKAQGGKLSYTWDTKGLSDGKHTVDVVATNTQGQVSRRRLEVYAGNVFLTSLGSRFTSSGTELAARNIAPKERSGRVELRVRIADMKDGQPQPGTQMFQETRPSAQGPMTFTFGGKGQDGKPFRTGRYFAEFSFVDEKGAVLQQERLLFTHDTPESQYAQYGEVAGGLALGNGQQASNAVVELVDEKGRIVQSTRSNETGQYRFKSVDKGEYKVRVRKEGFKDAEMPVNSAPATQAAANVTLQ encoded by the coding sequence ATGCCGTCGTCCCGGCTTACCCTGGTCGTGTCTCTTCTCTTCGCCCTACCTGCCTTGGCAGCCCAGGGCGACCCCAAGGTTCGCGAGGCCGCCCAGCGTGGCATCACCTTCCTGGCGCGCTCGACCGCCGCATGGCAGCAGCAACACCAGTGCTACGGCTGCCACGTCCAGGCGGTGACCCTGGAGGGCCTCGCGGTGGGCAAGCAGAACCAATACAACGTCCCCCAGAAGGAGCTGGGCATCATCCTGGAGGGCGTCCTTCACTCGCAGGGCGGAGCGCGCACCGCAGGCGGCCTGAGCCAGAGCCTCTTCCCGCGCACTGCGCGCACCTTCGGTGGCGTGGCCTTTGCCCGCTATGACCAGTACGTGGACTCCAAGCTGCGCGACGACCTGCTCAAGCTGGCGCGGACCCTCTTGGAGTACCAGCAGAAGGATGGCTCGGTGCAGGGTGATCACGAGTCGCGCCCGGTGACCGCAGGCCTCATGCAGGCCACCTATCAGGCCATGCAGACCTGGCGGCAGGCCTATGCGCGCACGGCGGATGATGCGTGGCTGGCGCCCATCCGCAGGGCGGAGGAGTTCATCGCCCAGAAGGCGGCCTCGTGGGAGGGCAAGCCCGAGGGCATTTATCTGCAAGACGTGAACTACGCTCTGCTGGGGCTCACCGCCGCGGGCGCGAGCCGCTCGGAGGATGTCGCGGGGAAGGTGGCGCGCTACCTCGTCTCGCTCCAGCAGAAGGATGGGGGCTGGGGCTTCTCGGCTGGCACCTCGGATCCGTTCGCCACGGGGCAGACCGTGTATGCGCTCCGGCAGGCGGGCTTCACCGAGGAGGACACCCCCGTGTCTCGCGGCATCCGCTGGTTGGTGTCCCATCAGCAGAAGGACGGAGGCTGGGGCGCGGCGGGCAGCGGCAAGGCCGAGGCGCTGTGGGCAGTGCTCGGGCTCGTCTCCGTGGATGTGGTGAGCGTGGCCGTGAGTGGCCTCCGGGACGGCGAGCACGTCGCTCCCTCTCAGACGATCCAGGTGGATGCCCGCGACAACACGGGCAAGGGCATCCAGAAGGTGGAACTGCTCATCGATGATCGCTCCGCGCAGAAGGCGCAGGGCGGCAAGCTCAGCTACACCTGGGACACGAAGGGCCTGAGCGACGGCAAGCACACCGTGGACGTGGTGGCCACCAACACCCAGGGGCAGGTGAGCCGGCGGCGGCTGGAGGTGTACGCGGGCAACGTGTTCCTCACCTCGCTGGGCTCGCGCTTCACCAGCAGTGGGACGGAGCTGGCCGCGCGCAACATCGCCCCGAAGGAGCGTTCCGGCCGGGTGGAACTGCGCGTGCGCATCGCAGACATGAAGGACGGCCAGCCGCAGCCTGGCACCCAGATGTTCCAGGAGACGCGGCCGAGCGCCCAGGGACCGATGACGTTCACCTTCGGCGGCAAGGGCCAGGACGGCAAGCCGTTCCGCACGGGCCGTTACTTCGCCGAGTTCTCCTTCGTGGACGAGAAGGGCGCGGTGTTGCAGCAGGAGCGCCTGCTGTTCACGCACGACACACCGGAGAGCCAGTACGCCCAGTATGGCGAGGTGGCGGGCGGGCTCGCGCTGGGCAATGGCCAGCAGGCCTCCAACGCCGTGGTCGAGCTGGTGGACGAGAAGGGCCGCATCGTCCAGTCCACCCGGAGCAACGAGACCGGCCAGTATCGCTTCAAGAGCGTGGACAAGGGCGAGTACAAGGTCCGCGTCCGCAAGGAGGGCTTCAAGGACGCGGAGATGCCGGTCAACTCCGCCCCGGCCACCCAGGCCGCTGCGAACGTGACCCTGCAGTGA
- a CDS encoding dimethylarginine dimethylaminohydrolase family protein, whose protein sequence is MPGPKLIAITRDVSSSLGGCELSFVQRSAIDVSVAATQHEAYRKALESLGCQVLALPAEDALPDAVFVEDVAVVLDEVAILTRPGAESRRAEVSSVAEVLARHRPLRTLEAPGTLDGGDVLRVGRSLYVGQSARSNPVGIAQLRAHTAEFGYSVQSVPIRGCLHLKSAVTQVADDTLLVQPAWVDSAAFASFRLIEADPGEEHAANALWLGGGVVYPACFPRTQRRLEDAGISVTPVDVSELQKAEGAVTCCSLVMRE, encoded by the coding sequence ATGCCAGGTCCCAAGCTCATTGCGATCACCCGTGATGTGAGTTCCAGTCTCGGAGGCTGCGAGCTGTCATTCGTGCAGCGCAGTGCGATCGATGTCTCCGTGGCCGCCACGCAGCATGAGGCCTACCGGAAGGCGCTCGAGTCGCTCGGGTGCCAAGTGCTGGCGCTCCCGGCTGAGGACGCCTTGCCCGATGCCGTCTTCGTCGAGGACGTGGCGGTGGTGTTGGATGAGGTCGCGATCCTGACGCGGCCGGGTGCGGAGTCACGCCGCGCGGAGGTCTCTTCGGTGGCGGAGGTGCTGGCGCGCCATCGCCCGCTGCGCACACTCGAAGCGCCGGGCACGCTGGATGGTGGCGATGTGCTGCGCGTGGGCCGCTCGCTGTATGTCGGCCAGTCGGCGCGCAGCAACCCGGTGGGGATCGCCCAGCTGCGCGCTCATACCGCCGAGTTCGGGTACTCGGTGCAATCCGTGCCCATCCGTGGCTGTCTGCACCTGAAGTCCGCGGTCACCCAGGTCGCGGATGACACGCTGCTGGTGCAGCCGGCGTGGGTGGATTCCGCTGCGTTCGCGAGCTTCCGCCTGATCGAAGCCGATCCGGGCGAGGAGCACGCCGCCAATGCACTGTGGCTCGGGGGAGGGGTGGTATATCCGGCTTGTTTCCCGCGCACGCAGCGGCGGCTCGAGGACGCGGGGATCTCCGTCACCCCCGTGGATGTGTCGGAGCTGCAGAAGGCCGAAGGCGCGGTCACCTGCTGCAGTCTCGTGATGCGAGAATAA
- a CDS encoding class I SAM-dependent methyltransferase has translation MENDRNPQAEQMGDESMTRTLAHQAGAIWPQEQRLFDRYGLSGPLSILDLGCGTGEITRRLASRYPQARLIGIDILESNLAIARQGDVFGGRIRYEQGDAFALKHPDSSFELVVCRHVSQAVPDFPQVLAEITRVLKPGGWLHLLSEDYGMLHMPAPPGGSFDPDRFWNTHLVPFGGRIGCDVRIGRHSPPLLDRFGYLDIAMDYVTVDTLRVPRATFAGILKAWRDGYVKPLAEASGRSQSEVTADFNTMVSAIETPPQYAVWHVPISSGRKPA, from the coding sequence ATGGAGAATGATCGCAATCCGCAGGCCGAGCAGATGGGCGACGAGTCGATGACGCGCACCCTCGCTCATCAAGCCGGGGCCATCTGGCCGCAGGAACAGCGCCTCTTCGATCGCTATGGCCTGTCGGGCCCGCTGAGCATCCTCGATCTCGGCTGTGGCACCGGCGAGATCACCCGGCGGCTGGCCTCCCGCTATCCGCAGGCGCGCCTGATTGGCATCGACATCTTGGAGTCGAACCTCGCGATCGCTCGTCAGGGGGACGTGTTCGGTGGGCGCATTCGCTACGAGCAGGGCGATGCCTTCGCGCTGAAGCACCCGGATTCCAGCTTCGAGCTCGTGGTGTGTCGGCACGTGTCTCAGGCGGTGCCCGACTTCCCTCAGGTGCTGGCCGAGATCACCCGCGTGCTCAAGCCTGGTGGATGGCTGCACCTGCTGTCCGAGGACTACGGCATGTTGCACATGCCTGCTCCGCCCGGGGGATCCTTCGATCCGGACCGGTTCTGGAACACGCACTTGGTTCCTTTCGGAGGCCGCATCGGCTGCGATGTCCGCATCGGCCGCCATTCGCCTCCTTTGCTGGATCGATTCGGATACCTCGACATCGCGATGGATTACGTGACCGTGGACACGCTGCGCGTGCCGCGAGCCACCTTCGCTGGCATCCTCAAGGCCTGGAGGGATGGCTATGTGAAGCCTCTGGCCGAGGCCAGTGGTCGCTCCCAGTCCGAGGTCACCGCCGACTTCAACACCATGGTCTCGGCGATCGAGACTCCGCCCCAGTACGCGGTGTGGCACGTGCCCATCAGCTCGGGCCGGAAGCCGGCGTGA
- the xseB gene encoding exodeoxyribonuclease VII small subunit — translation MAKSKHSMKKAPGGDMAKQKRSTSEPSYGEAASRLEAILREIEEGEVDVDALSGLVKEAAELVTLCRGKIQAAEMQVRTIAEQLEREAPDPGTDEDDAK, via the coding sequence ATGGCAAAGTCCAAGCACTCGATGAAGAAGGCTCCTGGCGGGGACATGGCGAAGCAGAAGCGGTCGACGAGCGAGCCTTCCTATGGTGAGGCTGCGTCACGTCTGGAGGCGATCCTGCGGGAGATCGAGGAAGGCGAGGTCGACGTCGACGCGCTCTCCGGGCTGGTGAAGGAAGCCGCCGAGCTCGTGACACTTTGCCGCGGGAAGATCCAAGCGGCGGAGATGCAGGTGAGGACCATCGCCGAGCAACTCGAGCGTGAAGCCCCTGACCCCGGAACCGACGAAGATGACGCCAAGTAG
- the xseA gene encoding exodeoxyribonuclease VII large subunit, which translates to MSRRVTNDSLGTLQIRFPFDRRLVDVVKALPSRHWNGTEKYWSVPEKNVVAVVDQLHAEGFDFCENTRRLYRERGGELALDTNGREPGASPRQLGAATDLTVSQLNEKVQGAIQRAFPNSLWLVGEISGFNKARHRSVVGFELVERDAWGKESSRLKAVLFGRTLRELEDRLAQAGAPFQLEDEIQIRVCGRVDLYVPWGSYQFVIEDLDLNYTLGEAARRQEELRRRLAEEGLLERNRALPFPLLPMRVGLVTSLNSDAYHDVLRTLEESGLAFDVMVHGARVQGRQTEPSVLNALDWFRAHAGEFDVLLICRGGGSRTDLAWFDSEAIARAIATFPIPVVVGIGHERDMSLLDFVGWRAKTPTAAAGLLVERVLEAREVIESRLERILEHAREILEGTSSELEEQARQIPLVANDLLEQSTRTLQDAARRLHLGAGRDLSSASRRVDEIASRLGRSASRHLVRESERVEARGRLLLLLDPRRVVERGYAILRTETGAVLKDPAHAPSGTTLSAELKLGALRLRSEGPEKK; encoded by the coding sequence ATGAGTCGGCGGGTCACCAACGACAGTCTCGGGACGCTCCAGATCCGCTTCCCTTTCGATCGCAGGCTCGTGGACGTCGTCAAAGCGCTCCCTTCCCGCCACTGGAACGGCACCGAAAAATACTGGTCGGTTCCCGAGAAGAACGTGGTGGCGGTGGTGGACCAACTGCACGCAGAGGGTTTCGACTTCTGCGAGAACACGCGGCGCCTGTATCGTGAACGCGGCGGTGAGCTCGCCCTCGACACGAATGGGCGCGAGCCTGGTGCTTCACCGAGGCAGCTGGGAGCGGCGACCGACCTCACCGTCTCTCAGCTCAATGAGAAGGTCCAAGGGGCGATCCAAAGGGCATTTCCGAACTCCCTGTGGCTCGTGGGGGAGATCTCCGGGTTCAACAAGGCCCGGCACAGGAGCGTCGTCGGCTTCGAGCTCGTCGAGCGAGATGCGTGGGGAAAGGAGTCCTCCAGGCTCAAGGCGGTCCTTTTCGGGCGCACGCTGCGAGAGCTGGAGGACCGGCTCGCCCAGGCGGGAGCGCCCTTTCAACTCGAGGACGAAATCCAGATCAGGGTGTGTGGGCGCGTCGATCTCTACGTCCCATGGGGCTCGTACCAGTTCGTGATCGAGGATCTCGACCTGAACTACACGCTGGGAGAGGCCGCCCGGCGACAAGAGGAGCTTCGCCGACGACTTGCCGAGGAGGGACTCCTCGAGCGGAACCGCGCGTTGCCCTTTCCACTGCTGCCCATGCGTGTGGGCCTCGTGACGAGCCTGAACTCGGATGCCTACCATGACGTGCTGCGTACGCTGGAAGAGTCTGGGCTCGCCTTTGATGTCATGGTTCATGGCGCGCGTGTCCAGGGACGACAGACGGAGCCCTCGGTCCTGAATGCGCTGGACTGGTTCCGAGCCCATGCCGGGGAGTTCGATGTTCTGCTCATCTGCCGGGGGGGCGGCTCGCGGACGGATCTCGCCTGGTTCGACTCGGAGGCCATCGCCCGGGCGATCGCGACATTCCCCATTCCGGTCGTGGTGGGAATCGGCCATGAGCGGGACATGTCTCTGCTCGACTTCGTGGGCTGGAGAGCCAAGACCCCAACAGCGGCGGCCGGCCTGCTCGTCGAGCGCGTCCTGGAGGCCCGGGAGGTGATCGAATCGCGCCTGGAAAGGATTCTCGAGCACGCCAGGGAAATCCTCGAGGGCACCTCGTCGGAACTCGAGGAGCAGGCCCGCCAGATCCCACTCGTGGCCAATGACTTGCTCGAGCAGAGCACTCGGACTCTTCAGGATGCGGCTCGGCGGCTCCACCTGGGCGCGGGGCGCGACCTCTCCTCCGCGTCGCGTCGAGTCGACGAGATCGCTTCTCGGCTGGGCCGGAGCGCCTCCAGGCACCTCGTGCGCGAAAGCGAGCGCGTCGAAGCGCGCGGGCGGCTCCTGCTCCTCCTGGATCCACGGCGCGTGGTGGAGCGCGGGTATGCCATCTTGCGCACGGAGACGGGGGCGGTCCTCAAGGATCCAGCACATGCTCCCAGCGGAACCACGCTCTCGGCCGAGTTGAAGCTGGGCGCGTTGAGGCTTCGCTCGGAAGGACCGGAAAAGAAATAG
- a CDS encoding TonB-dependent receptor, whose translation MRNAMRWGLAVSLWLVAAAAWAQEGGTIRGTVYVGGNEPLPEAQVAVVGTVLSATTNADGKFELNNVPAAKHELKISFPGYKDFTQQVEVIAGKTTSLEADLQLDEQFGEEIVVTGSKFGEKRLESPVTVESVSSKTLQMTGGTSYMAALSSVKGIDYADTGLNEKRVSTRGFNTQFNSRMITMVDGRLAQLPGNGLPLNAQLPTPNIDVKSVEAVIGPASALYGANAHAGVINVLTKTPWDESGASVVLRGGSQQLVDVSGRVAGTAKQDFGYKINGQFVRGRDFSPDRNLPTHYYGAASKPLVFEGDMIENYDVLSAKAEAYAYLRRGDWNFKAGYGFSLTDGMSLTNSGRNQLRGWQVHQQTISASHPNWFVQVSRTYSNAGGTYQMDRLASVVQNNGGAPEDVSSLDEIKEQIKFVDQSQLIDSEVQYQNAFGGLKLITGVQLRYYNPSSKGTYLADVDGKTLNATEFGGYLQGDYSLLRDRLRLVAAARVDTHSNYSAQFSPKAAVVYSPERNQHVRLGYNRAFKSPTILENYLLISNTLVGNRTGFIIKDAEGNVVSEIAPLVPESVDSVEVGYKATFADRLLVDVVAYHSWYRNFISALTSRANPANGTFAFFPDGTPVAAGTPVEGTLSTYANFGRSRVAGTDVGLEYQLNPNVTLSGSASYMKLIKFSTGSSGQPALLLNVPDLKFKATVTVQNLWVQNSFVRVFGRYQDAFEFRSGRWDSALLVQEGKVPARFVADVSAGYTFSNGLAVSANVLNVLNDHGVDQLGSPPGGIMGFAQLSYKYEGLAY comes from the coding sequence ATGCGTAACGCAATGCGTTGGGGACTTGCTGTTTCACTGTGGCTGGTGGCCGCGGCTGCCTGGGCGCAGGAGGGCGGCACGATTCGAGGCACGGTCTACGTCGGTGGGAATGAGCCGCTGCCAGAAGCCCAGGTGGCGGTGGTGGGTACGGTGTTGTCGGCCACCACGAACGCCGATGGGAAGTTCGAGCTGAACAACGTTCCGGCCGCGAAGCATGAGCTGAAGATCTCCTTCCCTGGCTACAAGGACTTCACCCAGCAGGTGGAGGTGATCGCGGGAAAGACGACCTCGCTGGAGGCGGACCTGCAGCTGGACGAGCAGTTCGGTGAAGAGATCGTCGTGACGGGCTCCAAGTTCGGGGAGAAGCGGCTCGAGTCCCCCGTCACCGTGGAGTCTGTCTCCTCGAAGACGCTGCAGATGACCGGCGGTACCTCGTACATGGCGGCGCTCTCGTCCGTGAAGGGCATCGACTACGCGGACACGGGCTTGAACGAGAAGCGTGTCTCCACGCGCGGTTTCAACACGCAGTTCAACTCGCGGATGATCACCATGGTGGATGGCCGGCTGGCGCAGCTGCCCGGCAACGGCCTGCCGCTGAACGCCCAGCTGCCGACCCCGAACATCGACGTCAAGTCGGTGGAGGCGGTGATTGGCCCGGCGTCTGCGCTCTATGGTGCCAACGCCCACGCGGGGGTAATCAACGTGCTGACGAAGACGCCCTGGGATGAGTCGGGCGCCTCGGTGGTGCTGCGCGGCGGCTCGCAGCAGCTCGTGGACGTGTCCGGGCGCGTGGCGGGCACCGCTAAGCAGGACTTCGGCTACAAGATCAACGGTCAGTTCGTCCGCGGCCGGGACTTCTCGCCGGACCGGAACCTGCCGACGCACTACTACGGGGCCGCCTCAAAGCCGCTCGTGTTCGAGGGCGATATGATCGAGAACTACGACGTGCTCTCCGCCAAGGCGGAGGCCTACGCGTACCTCCGGCGGGGCGACTGGAACTTCAAGGCGGGCTACGGCTTCTCGCTGACGGATGGGATGTCGCTCACCAACTCGGGACGGAACCAGCTGCGCGGGTGGCAGGTGCACCAGCAGACGATCTCGGCCAGCCACCCGAACTGGTTCGTGCAGGTGTCTCGCACCTACAGCAACGCGGGCGGCACGTACCAGATGGACCGGCTGGCGAGCGTCGTGCAGAACAACGGCGGGGCGCCGGAGGACGTGTCCTCGTTGGATGAGATCAAGGAGCAGATCAAGTTCGTCGACCAGAGTCAGCTCATCGACTCGGAGGTGCAGTACCAGAACGCGTTCGGCGGGCTGAAGCTCATCACCGGCGTGCAGCTCCGGTACTACAACCCCAGCTCCAAGGGCACGTACCTGGCCGACGTCGATGGCAAGACGCTGAACGCCACCGAGTTCGGCGGCTACCTGCAGGGGGACTACTCGCTGCTGCGCGACCGGTTGCGGCTGGTGGCCGCGGCGCGGGTGGATACGCACTCCAACTACTCGGCGCAGTTCAGTCCGAAGGCCGCCGTGGTCTACAGCCCGGAGCGCAACCAGCACGTGCGCCTGGGCTACAACCGCGCGTTCAAGAGCCCCACCATCCTCGAGAACTACCTGCTCATCAGCAACACACTGGTGGGCAACCGCACGGGCTTCATCATCAAGGATGCAGAGGGGAATGTCGTCTCGGAGATCGCGCCGCTGGTGCCCGAGAGCGTGGACTCGGTGGAGGTCGGCTACAAGGCGACGTTCGCGGATCGGCTCCTGGTGGACGTGGTGGCGTACCACTCGTGGTACCGGAACTTCATCAGCGCGTTGACGTCGCGAGCCAACCCCGCCAACGGCACCTTCGCCTTCTTCCCGGACGGCACGCCGGTGGCGGCGGGGACTCCGGTGGAGGGGACGCTCTCCACCTATGCGAACTTCGGCCGTTCACGCGTGGCGGGGACGGACGTCGGGCTCGAGTACCAGCTCAACCCGAACGTCACGCTCAGCGGCAGCGCCTCGTACATGAAGCTGATCAAGTTCAGCACTGGAAGCTCGGGCCAGCCGGCGCTGCTGCTGAACGTGCCGGATCTGAAGTTCAAGGCCACCGTCACGGTGCAGAACCTGTGGGTGCAGAACTCGTTCGTGCGCGTCTTCGGCCGGTACCAGGACGCCTTCGAGTTCCGGTCGGGCCGGTGGGACAGCGCCCTGCTGGTGCAGGAGGGTAAGGTGCCGGCGCGCTTCGTGGCGGACGTCTCGGCCGGTTACACCTTCTCCAATGGCCTTGCGGTGAGCGCCAACGTGCTCAACGTCCTCAATGACCACGGCGTGGATCAGCTGGGCTCGCCGCCGGGTGGCATCATGGGCTTCGCTCAGCTCTCCTATAAGTACGAGGGGCTCGCCTACTGA
- a CDS encoding alpha/beta fold hydrolase: MASFAHVNGLRLHYLDHAGGEPLLVLMHGLSANAHCFDGLVRAGLSPRYRVISVDLRGRGLSDKPASGYSMADHAADILGLLDTLGTGPVVLGGHSFGGLLTFYIAAHWPERVSRMLIFDAGSMHPRVRELLKPSLARLGKLLPSVDAYLNAARLAPYLNGLWDESAEAYFRADVQANPDGTAQSRSSPEAITEAMERVLSEPWSEYLPRARAPALLLNAVEGFGPPGTPPIVPPELAQETARALPHCRYLVVPGNHTTMLFGGNASHTVKAITDFLST, encoded by the coding sequence ATGGCGTCTTTCGCCCACGTGAATGGCCTGCGGCTGCACTACCTCGATCATGCCGGGGGCGAGCCGCTCCTGGTGCTCATGCACGGGCTGTCGGCCAACGCCCACTGCTTCGATGGGCTCGTCCGAGCGGGCCTGAGCCCCCGCTACCGGGTGATCTCGGTGGACCTGCGGGGGCGAGGCCTCAGCGACAAGCCCGCGAGCGGCTATTCCATGGCCGACCACGCCGCGGACATCCTCGGGCTGCTGGACACGCTGGGCACCGGGCCGGTGGTGCTCGGGGGGCACTCCTTCGGCGGGCTGCTCACGTTCTACATCGCCGCGCACTGGCCGGAGCGAGTCTCCCGCATGCTCATCTTCGATGCGGGCTCCATGCACCCGCGGGTGCGCGAGCTGCTCAAGCCTTCGCTGGCCCGGCTGGGAAAGCTCCTCCCCTCGGTGGACGCGTACCTCAACGCGGCGCGGCTCGCTCCGTACCTCAACGGCCTGTGGGACGAATCCGCGGAGGCGTATTTCCGCGCGGATGTGCAGGCGAATCCGGATGGCACCGCGCAGTCCCGCTCCTCGCCCGAGGCCATTACCGAGGCCATGGAGCGCGTCCTCTCCGAGCCCTGGTCCGAATATCTGCCCCGCGCCCGTGCCCCCGCCCTCCTCCTCAACGCCGTCGAGGGCTTTGGCCCCCCGGGCACGCCCCCCATCGTCCCGCCCGAGCTGGCACAGGAGACAGCCCGCGCCCTGCCCCATTGCCGCTACCTCGTGGTGCCTGGCAACCACACCACCATGCTCTTCGGAGGCAACGCCAGCCACACGGTGAAGGCCATCACGGACTTCCTGTCCACCTGA